A stretch of the Macadamia integrifolia cultivar HAES 741 unplaced genomic scaffold, SCU_Mint_v3 scaffold571, whole genome shotgun sequence genome encodes the following:
- the LOC122069292 gene encoding oleosin 1-like: protein MAEQLQQQGGPMAEFRQQLGPQYGQQHPRSRQMVKAATAVTAGGSLLILSGLTLVATVIGLTVATPVLVIFSPVLVPAVITVCMLMAGFLTSGALGAAAVSVLSWIYNYVTGKHPPGADQLDEASYKLAGKARDVKDRAEQFGQRHTRSGTAQAS from the coding sequence ATGGCGGAGCAACTTCAGCAACAAGGAGGACCGATGGCTGAGTTTCGGCAACAGTTGGGCCCACAGTACGGACAGCAACATCCGCGTTCTCGTCAGATGGTGAAGGCAGCGACTGCGGTGACCGCGGGAGGATCACTTTTGATTCTATCGGGACTGACGTTGGTGGCGACAGTGATAGGACTGACGGTGGCAACGCCAGTGCTGGTGATATTCAGCCCCGTACTTGTGCCGGCGGTGATAACGGTGTGCATGTTGATGGCTGGGTTCCTGACTTCGGGTGCGTTAGGGGCGGCGGCCGTGTCGGTGCTGTCATGGATATATAACTACGTGACAGGGAAGCACCCGCCTGGTGCGGATCAGCTGGACGAGGCAAGCTACAAGCTGGCTGGCAAGGCTAGGGATGTGAAGGATAGGGCTGAGCAGTTCGGGCAGCGGCACACGAGGAGTGGTACTGCTCAAGCTTCTTAA